TATCATGATTGGACCCGGCACAGGACTGGCACCCTTTAGGGGCTTCTTGCAGGTTTGTTCCATAACTGATGCTTTCATAGATAGTCTTGGGTCTCATAATGGCCTTACAGTGTCAGCTACCTCCACTTTGGTATCTCCAGGAAAGGTTGGCGCTCAAAGAGTCTGGAGCTGAACTTGGCCCTGCCATTCTCTTCTTTGGTTCCAGGAACCGTAAAATGGTAAGTTGTAATAAATCTAACTTTTATGCAATGTACAATTGGTATTACCGATATCACCTGTGTTGCCTTTTGAACAACTCGTAAATTTCAGCTGGTTTAATTTGAGTAGTGTCATGCAGGACTTCATTTACGAGGATGAGCTGAGCAATTTTGTAAACACAGGGGCGCTGTCTGAGCTAATTGTTGCTTTCTCTCGTGAAGGTCCAGCCAAAGAATATGTGCAGCACAAGATGGCTGAGAAGGTTGAATGATAAGTCTACCGCTATTGATGATTCTTTATGATGCTTGATCCCCCAAAAGAACATTGAACTTTTTGTGACTTATTTTGATGTCAATCTCTTTTCCTCGTTTTTCAGGCTGTGGTCATCTGGGACATCATCTCCAAGGGTGGTCATATATATGTTTGTGGTGATGCTAAAGGCATGGCTAGAGATGTCCACCGAGTTCTTCATACCATAGTTCAAGAGCaggtaaaatattatatatatatatatatatatatatatatatatatatattgcactGGTTCAAAacctggtaaaaaaaaaaaaaaaaggtagggGTTGGtgttggggtgggggggggggggggtgttggggCGGTGGGGGGAGATATTGCATTGGTTCAAAACACTTTGGTTTCATTGTACTCTCAATTAGCATGAAAGATTGATGGTAGTCTTTGAAACTGAATTGCTGAAGCCGGTTGCTCTCATCTCTGAACCAACTGGGCTGGTTCTTGGGATGTTAGCGAACCTGATACCATTGTTTCGCCAGACTACCCAAACCACCTGGAGTTCATATGCTCTGCCGGTCATAGTTAGGCTGACCAGAATATTTCAATTTCTGGGTGGAACAGTGCTTGCCACCCTCTGGTTATTCATTGAAGTAACAATTCTCTGGAAATGATATCCTTCTCTAAAGCAGTGCCTTGGAATTGGATTTCAGGGGTCTCTGGATAGCTCTAAGGCTGAGAGCATGGTGAAGAATCTGCAGATGGAAGGGAGGTACTTGCGTGATGTGTGGTGAGCGTCCCGTGAAAAGTTACTCTAGTACAACCGCCGAACTTACACGGGGATTTTAAACTGGGAGTCCCTATGTCACACCTTGGGAAGTACACGTTGTCTTTAATTATGATTTTCCGATCCTCGGATTTTGCTGTGTAATATAATATGTCCTCTATATTTTTTAGTAGGATACTTCATTTGAGAGGAATAAGAGTGCACTCTCTATGTAGTTTCTTGATAGGACCCCAACGGTTGGAATGCGGAAGTCTTACCTCGGCCTTTGGTAATTATGTGTAATTCACACAATTTTACTAAGACCATTGTAATAAAGAAATGGTGGTGATGTTGAACTTTAAGATGTAGCAGTGCGTGAGGTTGGTCTCGTACTGAGACGAACCAGGTTCaggccaaaaaaaattttaaaaaacagaACAAACCTGACCCATCTATGATGGATTGGATCGGACAACGTAAAACGATACCCAGTTTAGATATTTACATTAGTTCATATCCATCGGCGAATCCATTTAAATTTTCACTCATTAATTTTATCTACATAAATAGACATTCACACATATATTGCGGAGGCGCGGTGAGGGCACGTGAAAGAGAATATTGGAGCGAGATTTGGAAAAAGACTGGCGGGGACGGGGAATGGTTGTGGTGCCGAAAAAATGGGGAGGTTGTTTCCCCGGCCATCAAAATGCCAGAGCCCAAATGTACAGCCTCAGGCTCCGGTAAGCGCTAGAAAAGAAGCTGATAGGTGACAGCCAACTAGGACCTCGCACACCTGTAGTGGAAGAAAAAAGAACAGAATGCAAAATGTCATCATAAGAGAATTTTGAAACATAAAAGAGTATCGATCAAGCATATCATCTTTCAAGTGTTTTTATTTCCCTGATAAAGTGAAGATTTACTGCATGTCAAGTTAATACCATGAAGCAGGTGCTGCAATTTTGAGATGGTTCAAACCAGGACCTGTTGATCGAAGCAGCGGAAAGGAACGCAGTAACATGCATTTTACATAAGCATGccaacataaaaaaaattatcaatacaCAATTAAAGCAGCAATCGAGCATGTTTTTGATTTTACCATTTTTCTTTTAATACACCCCGATAAAAGTGATGATCCATTGTGTGCAGAGTTAAAACTACATCCGCATCTGCTAATCCTGCTTTCAGACATCCGGGTATCAGCAGAAAGAAAAATGGCTCCTGGATGTAATTGTCATTCagcatcttcaatttcttcatccTCCGGTACACCACGGAGGTACAGCACATTGTTGCATCTGGCGTGCAGTAAATCAATTGGAGCCAAACACGATCATCCCCAAATTACGACAATCACTCTCTAGCTGAGTTATATAATCATACGATAAATAAGGATAAAAGAGTTCACACATCAAATTAAGCCTCTATATACCTTGAATTTTATTTTCAGCACCTTGCAGATTTGATAACAAATGAAGTTGAGGATTTGCGATGATGCTTCCTAAAATTTTTGCATGACAATCTTTCAAAATTCTGCTCACTATTATGAACAGTCCTGATTTCACTCATCGCATTAGAAGTCCACCTACTAGCAGTAGATACCGCAATTTGGTTAAAAGCCAAGTCTGATAAGTATTATAATTCTTGCGACTTTCAAGGGTCATAATTGGTCATCACATGATTTTAATTTCCCTAACCAAGTCCACCCCTCAACGGCTGAATGGTCAAGGGCCACTGCTCTCCCATGATGCCAGCCAACCTTTCATCAAGAGGTGGAGATGGGCAATAGATCATGCTTGGCACAGCATGGCCCAAGCCCACCGGGCCGAAGATTTAATGAGCCATGCTAGACACGGCCCATATAGTAAACGGGCTGTGCCTGGCACAAACCCATTTAAACAAAACCCTTGGCCTGGCCCAGCTCTAGGCCCAGGGGTGGCGGGCTGTGCCTTGGGCCGTTAGGCCCGCATGCTTGATGGGCCTaacgggcttttttttttttaatttttaaactataaaataaaaaatattacgtaataaaagtatatgaaaaaTAGGAGATATAAAATGAGAAATTTGCATCTTCAATCCATTAATATTCATAATATTaatgcatgttaaaattaaaaaaaataaaaaaaaatgaaaaaaaaccaATGAATGatgaatcttttcaaaattaaaagcatgaaaagaactttattttttagaattattAAAAAGATCCAATGATTTAGAAACATGATGAGAATTTTGTTTCACATGAGGATCACAATTAGGAGGTCAGTTTCGTTTGACTGaaattcctcttcttctagtaggAGCACGCTTTTTTTGAGCAGAATTTTCTAAAATCTCATCCTAAAGAAAATCTTCTTCATAATTGTATGGCCTTACTCGCTTAAAATTCTGCATTGACACATCCTTTTGCAGAATTTTAATTTCATTAGAACTGACTTCATCTTCTAAACATGACATGAATTTAGAAGTATTACCATCATTAGAAGATGTCATGACTAATATAAAAAATgtaactaaaattttaaaaaaaaatagcagaTTGTTGAGAACTTTAGCAATTAAATAGAACTTTAGCAATTAAATAGAAGAAACAATAGTAGAGAGACTTGAAGTGAGTATGATAGAAAATGACGAATTGATGCGGTGAGAATGAAAGAGGGGGCTATTTATAGATGACTACTTAAGGGGGCCGGGTTGGCACGTGGGTTGGGCCGTGCTTGACCCACGGGTCACACTAGCCCAAGCCCTTATGGGCTGTGCCGGGCCTGGGCTGCGGGCCCCCTAATATGTGCCGTGCCTAGCACGGCCTGTTACTGTAGCAAGTGGGCCGTGCTAATTCGTGCCAGACCATACCATGTAATAGGCAGCCCGACCCAATGCCCATGCCTATCTAGAAGGTTGGGAGAGCGGGCAGTCGGTGGTCATCAAGGGAGGAATGGAGAGGGGTCGAGCGGATGGTAAGTGGTTGTCCAAGAGATGGGGGCTGGAGGAAGCAGTGAGAGAGAGCTGGGACTGAGCAATAAGCGGTTATCGAGGGAGGAAGCAGACAGAGAGGCAGGAGCAAGTGGTGTGCGGTCACCATTGAGGGAGGGAGTAGGCGATGAATGGTTGCTGGGGGAGGAAGCCGAGAGACAGAGAGAGTGGAGGTGTGAGCAATCACTTGGGAGGAGGGAGGTTGAACACGTGCAAgcacgagaaagagagagagggggggggagcCAGAGAGGGAGGGTGGATTTAGGCCACATCAGGATATACGCAAGGATTAGCACCATCcaaactaaaaaataatttaaaaaaaaaagataaccgGTTGGAAACAGATTAAGGTAGCTTTCTATCTGTACCGACTTATAGCCAAAGGATGGGACgagccttttttttttcaattaaaaaatagaaagcacTGTAGCAATCCCCATGAAGTTgtgttttcttttttaattttcttcccttTTTCTTAATACATGCATCCAGAAGAATCTAAAGGTATCTGTTTCTTTTAAATTGAGTACTCATAGTCCTGGACAAATGAAGAATTTAAGAATAATATTTGGACtagttgatataaatttttaattgctAGAGATGTCAACCATCTGAATGTATAAATATAGAGCAAATAACATTGAGAAACAATTCATTACCTTATCAGTATCTCCCCAAGATTTCCTGAGAATTGCCCATCAATGTATTCTTCAGTGTTGGCTAGCTGCAGAGAAGGATGTTACTGTTAAATTAACCTAGTTGGTCAAAAGGACTACGTAACAATAGCACACAGTGAGAAGGCAAAATCCCTGACAGAGAGACTTTATGGAAAGTGATACCTGCAAGTTCATATAGGAATCTACTGAGACAAGATAACCTGAAAAAGGTCCACAGAGAAATTTAGATATATAAGCATGTTCTTAAAGACAAAACTTGACATCATATAATGATGATCTCTTGCACATATAAAACACAAAAAAATTACCTTTGTATTCCATCCCCCACTTCAATTTCACAATCACAGGCTTCCCAGTCAAATTGTTCAAGAATGGTTTTGGGTTAACTGGAACTGTCTGCAACATCAATAGGGAAACAAGGCTGTCGAAACTTGATAATGCAACAAGACATTTTACAACAGAAAAAGGGCATCTAACCATTAAAGACAACGCTTTTCACACAGCAAAAGTAAACAATATTTTTGCTAAATACAAGCTATTAACTttaacccccctcccctctccaCACACCCTCCCCCCACCtcccacaagaaaaaaaaaaaaaaaagaaaagaaaaatgcatACTATTATTAAGGTCTCCAGACAGCATCAGTAGTCGAGCTTGGGACCTCTCCTGTAAGGAGAGTGCAAACTCATCTGAGATAAATCTTGCAGTATTATGA
The DNA window shown above is from Elaeis guineensis isolate ETL-2024a chromosome 8, EG11, whole genome shotgun sequence and carries:
- the LOC105050794 gene encoding probable small nuclear ribonucleoprotein F isoform X3; this translates as MATVPVNPKPFLNNLTGKPVIVKLKWGMEYKGYLVSVDSYMNLQLANTEEYIDGQFSGNLGEILIRCNNVLYLRGVPEDEEIEDAE
- the LOC105050794 gene encoding probable small nuclear ribonucleoprotein F isoform X2, which codes for MATVPVNPKPFLNNLTGKPVIVKLKWGMEYKGYLVSVDSYMNLQLANTEEYIDGQFSGNLGEILIRWTSNAMSEIRTVHNSEQNFERLSCKNFRKHHRKSSTSFVIKSARC
- the LOC105050794 gene encoding uncharacterized protein isoform X4 — its product is MEYKGYLVSVDSYMNLQLANTEEYIDGQFSGNLGEILISRWTSNAMSEIRTVHNSEQNFERLSCKNFRKHHRKSSTSFVIKSARC
- the LOC105050794 gene encoding probable small nuclear ribonucleoprotein F isoform X1, coding for MATVPVNPKPFLNNLTGKPVIVKLKWGMEYKGYLVSVDSYMNLQLANTEEYIDGQFSGNLGEILISRWTSNAMSEIRTVHNSEQNFERLSCKNFRKHHRKSSTSFVIKSARC